The Mangifera indica cultivar Alphonso chromosome 8, CATAS_Mindica_2.1, whole genome shotgun sequence genome has a window encoding:
- the LOC123223511 gene encoding potassium transporter 4-like, which produces MEPESGILTPPRSSSQLSWVNLSRNLILAYQSLGVVYGDLSISPLYVYSSAFIGKLDDNWHEEAIFGAFSLIFWTLTLIPLLKYVCIVLTADDNGEGGTFALYSLLCRHAKFSLLPNQQAADEELSTYKYGHPMQSATSSALKRYLEKHKKLRTALLVVVLFGACMLIGDGVLTPPMSVLSSVSGLQVTEDKLTNGELLLLACVILVGLFALQHFGTRKVAFMFAPIVIIWLVSIFSVGLYNVINWNPKIVRAISPHYIVTYFKECGREGWISLGGILLCITGTEAMFADIGHFTAFSIRIAFAFVVYPCLVVQYMGQAAFLSKNPKKIPYSFYDSIPDPVFWPVFVIATLAAIVGSQAIITATFSIIKQCHALGCFPRVKVVHTSKNIYGQIYIPEINWILMILTLAITIGFQDTTLIGNAYGLACMTVMFITTFLMALVIIFVWEKSIFLAAMFLLFFLSIEGTYLSAAFTKVPQGGWVPLVLSFIFMVVMYIWHYGTSKKYNFDLHNKVSLKWLLGLGPSLGIVRVPGIGLIYSELATGVPAIFSHFVTNLPAFHNVLVFVCVKSVPVPYVSPEERFLIGRVCPRPYRMYRCIVRYGYKDIQCDGDDFENQLIQSIAEFILMEAVEPQPFSSESSLDRRMAVICTRNIESSSTFIISEQEDIETIDSIQSSKSVALQNLQSVFDDEDPQVRRRRVRFQLSPNPSMDPAVKDELTDLIQAKEAGVAYILGHSYVKARRSSSFLKRFVIDIGYSFLRKNCRGPAVALNIPHISLIEVGMIYYV; this is translated from the exons ATGGAGCCGGAATCTGGAATTTTAACTCCTCCTCGAAGCTCTtctcag CTTTCCTGGGTGAATCTCTCCAGGAACCTAATATTAGCATACCAAAGTCTTGGTGTAGTATATGGAGATCTGAGCATTTCACCTCTCTATGTTTATTCCAGTGCGTTCATAGGGAAGCTGGATGACAATTGGCATGAGGAAGCAATATTTGGTGCATTTTCCTTGATTTTTTGGACCCTTACTTTAATACCCTTACTCAAGTATGTGTGTATTGTACTGACCGCAGATGATAATGGTGAAG GTGGTACATTTGCTCTCTATTCACTGCTTTGTAGGCATGCAAAGTTTAGCTTACTTCCCAATCAACAAGCAGCCGATGAGGAGCTCTCAACCTACAAATATGGCCATCCAATGCAGTCTGCTACCTCTTCTGCTCTTAAGAGATATTTGGAGAAACATAAAAAGCTAAGAACAGCTCTACTTGTGGTGGTACTTTTTGGTGCTTGTATGCTCATAGGTGATGGTGTGCTCACTCCACCAATGTCAG TTCTGTCATCGGTTTCAGGGCTGCAGGTTACAGAAGATAAATTAACTAATG GTGAACTGCTCTTGCTTGCCTGTGTAATATTGGTGGGCCTGTTTGCTTTGCAGCATTTTGGCACTCGCAAAGTAGCTTTTATGTTTGCGCCAATTGTAATCATCTGGTTGGTTTCAATATTTTCTGTTGGTTTGTACAACGTCATAAATTGGAATCCAAAGATTGTTCGTGCAATCTCTCCACATTATATTGTCACATACTTTAAAGAGTGTGGCAGAGAAGGCTGGATTTCTCTTGGGGGGATCCTTCTTTGCATAACTG GTACTGAAGCTATGTTTGCAGACATTGGTCACTTCACTGCCTTTTCAATTAGA ATTGCATTTGCCTTTGTTGTATACCCTTGTTTGGTAGTACAATACATGGGTCAGGCTGCTTTCTTGTCCAAAAACCCCAAGAAGATTCCGTACAGTTTTTATGACTCTATACCTG ATCCTGTATTTTGGCCTGTCTTTGTCATTGCCACCCTTGCAGCTATTGTTGGGAGTCAGGCTATTATCACTGCTACCTTCTCTATCATCAAACAGTGCCATGCCCTTGGTTGCTTTCCCCGGGTGAAGGTTGTCCACACCTCTAAGAATATATATGGGCAGATATATATTCCAGAGATAAACTGGATCCTAATGATCCTTACTCTTGCTATTACTATTGGGTTTCAGGACACAACCTTAATAGGAAATGCTTATG GACTGGCTTGCATGACGGTGATGTTCATCACAACGTTTCTCATGGCACTTGTCATAATTTTTGTCTGGGAGAAAAGTATTTTTCTGGCTGCAATGTTCCTTCTATTCTTCTTGTCCATTGAAGGTACCTACTTGTCAGCGGCATTTACTAAAGTACCTCAGGGAGGGTGGGTTCCTCTTGTGCTCTCATTCATCTTTATGGTGGTTATGTACATCTGGCATTATGGGACTAGCAAAAAGTACAACTTTGATCTGCATAACAAAGTTTCATTAAAATGGTTACTTGGTTTAGGCCCCAGCCTTGGTATTGTCCGTGTGCCTGGGATTGGGCTTATATACTCAGAGTTGGCAACAGGCGTCCCTGCCATCTTCTCTCATTTTGTAACAAACCTTCCCGCATTTCATAATGTGCTAGTCTTTGTTTGTGTTAAATCAGTTCCGGTCCCATATGTTTCACCTGAAGAACGGTTTCTCATTGGCCGCGTTTGCCCTCGGCCGTATCGCATGTATAGGTGCATTGTGAGGTATGGTTACAAAGATATTCAATGTGATGGTGATGACTTTGAGAACCAGCTCATACAAAGCATAGCAGAGTTTATCCTGATGGAAGCAGTCGAACCACAGCCCTTTAGTTCTGAGTCTTCCCTGGATAGAAGGATGGCTGTCATATGCACTAGAAATATTGAATCAAGCTCGACGTTCATAATATCTGAGCAAGAAGATATTGAGACGATTGACTCAATCCAGAGCAGCAAATCTGTAGCCCTGCAGAATTTGCAATCTGTTTTTGATGATGAGGACCCACAGGTGAGGAGGCGTCGGGTGAGGTTTCAGTTATCACCAAATCCTTCAATGGACCCTGCGGTTAAGGATGAGCTGACGGATTTGATACAAGCAAAGGAAGCAGGGGTCGCTTACATATTGGGACACTCATATGTGAAGGCTAGGAGATCGTCTTCATTTTTAAAAAGGTTTGTGATCGATATTGGGTATTCATTTCTTCGCAAGAACTGTAGGGGACCAGCCGTGGCACTAAATATTCCTCATATCAGCCTAATTGAAGTTGGTATGATATACtatgtttag
- the LOC123223512 gene encoding retinoblastoma-related protein-like has product MKKINCGMDSSMKITDLATPPRSPAPVRSSLRLSHGLVKLTSTPVRTGLDAATWLQTVISPLPAKPSAELEKFLQLGNGSILNQVVNRANIILEALFPSRQKIVNWSLLHVNLMDNLWTGEETKEAMKLYYKVLESICNSEAKKLSGGGDLSGLLTNEKFHRCMLACAAELISAVHIKVGVVLTVAMQRTGITAFDMSKVIESFIKHEDSLPRELKRHLNSLEEKLLESIMWEKGSSLYSALIVAKPSLSDEIKRLNLLAEPMPSLDEIAMNNHVASGVFLHQQLLKFSGAKRTCDEYGNKLVKYNSSASATPPLSSPSLQTAFVSPTQSNSPNKGSTHMDAAITLIFNKMCKLAAVKINSMAERLKLLPQLREKIYLLFQQILTQKVSLFFNRRIEQIILCCFYLVVRKFSPLQLTFQEIAQNYVKETQCRSQDFCWVFVSWSSHCNRKDGENRVSIIKFYNEIFLPNVKYLLEEIGSKQVPDSDNDLSPRPSLFPRVPDISPKKVSPMLNVYSSPLHPSKKEALNSHVGKSYYAFIGQSSSEYQSPSKELDAINESLNRTSGNATRRMLNFSDPYVTLISDAVVARSLFPQNDNPS; this is encoded by the exons ATGAAG AAGATTAATTGCGGGATGGACTCATCAATGAAAATTACGGATTTGGCTACTCCACCGAGGTCTCCTGCACCTGTAAGAAGTAGTCTTAGACTTTCTCATGGCTTGGTAAAGTTGACATCAACACCAGTGAGAACAGGATTGGATGCTGCAACCTGGCTCCAAACTGTGATTTCTCCACTTCCTGCAAAGCCATCAGCAGAATTGGAGAAATTTCTTCAATTGGGTAATGGCAGTATACTCAATCAGGTGGTAAATAGAGCAAATATAATACTAGAGGCCTTGTTTCCCAGTAGACAAAAGATTGTTAATTGGAGCCTGTTGCATGTCAATTTGATGGACAATTTATGGACGGGAGAGGAAACTAAAGAAGCCATGAAATTGTACTATAAGGTTTTGGAATCCATCTGTAATTCAGAGGCTAAAAAATTGAGTGGAGGAGGAGATTTGAGTGGTTTGTTGACTAATGAAAAGTTCCACAGATGCATGCTTGCTTGTGCAGCTGAGCTAATATCTGCAGTGCATATTAAAGTTGGTGTAGTGTTGACAGTGGCGATGCAGAGAACTGGGATTACAGCATTTGATATGAGCAAAGTGATAGAGAGTTTCATCAAACATGAAGATTCACTCCCCAGAGAATTGAAGCGGCACTTGAATTCTttggaagagaaattgttagaaaGCATTATGTGGGAAAAGGGCTCTTCTCTTTACAGTGCTCTGATTGTTGCAAAACCATCTCTTTCTGATGAAATAAAGAGGCTTAATCTGCTAGCTGAACCTATGCCATCACTGGATGAAATTGCTATGAATAATCATGTGGCTTCTGGAGTTTTCCTTCACCAACAACTCCTGAAGTTTTCAG GAGCAAAGAGAACCTGTGATGAGTATGGCAACAAGCTGGTAAAATATAATTCTTCTGCTTCAGCAACCCCACCATTGTCATCACCATCTCTGCAAACAGCATTTGTCAG CCCTACACAATCAAATTCACCAAATAAAGGAAGTACCCACATGGATGCAGCAATCACTCTGATATTTAACAAG ATGTGCAAGCTAGCTGCTGTCAAAATCAATTCTATGGCTGAAAGGCTGAAACTTCTACCACAACTACGGGAGAAAATCTATTTGCTTTTCCAACAGATACTTACTCAAAAAGTATCTCTCTTTTTTAACCGGCGTATTGAGCAGATAATTCTTTGTTGCTTCTATTTAGTAGTAAGAAAG TTTTCTCCATTACAGCTAACCTTCCAAGAAATCGCCCAAAATTATGTCAAGGAAACCCAATGCAGATCTCAAGATTTTTGTTGGGTGTTTGTTAGTTGGTCATCTCACTGCAACAGG AAAGATGGGGAGAATCGCGTgagtataattaaattttacaatgaAATATTTCTTCCGAATGTTAAATATTTACTGGAGGAGATTGGATCCAAGCAAGTTCCTGATTCTGACAATG ATCTTTCTCCACGGCCGTCTCTATTTCCAAGGGTTCCTGATATCTCTCCAAAGAAGGTGTCTCCAATGCTGAATGTATATAGCTCCCCTTTGCATCCATCAAAG AAGGAAGCATTGAACTCACATGTTGGGAAAAGCTATTACGCATTCATTGGACAGAGTAGTAGTGAATACCAAAGCCCATCGAAAGAACTTGATGCCATTAACGAGAGCTTAAATAG GACGAGCGGGAATGCTACAAGGCGTATGCTCAACTTCAGTGATCCTTACGTGACTTTGATAAGCGACGCTGTTGTGGCCAGGAGTCTGTTCCCTCAAAATGATAATCCTAGCTGA